The following are encoded together in the Planctomycetota bacterium genome:
- a CDS encoding prepilin-type N-terminal cleavage/methylation domain-containing protein yields MYRDIKAKRQQGFTLIEILIVVIILGILAAIVIPQFSSASEDAKSSSLASQLQALRSQVALYRLEHNDKYPTADGSLNTAWNWDKLTGKTDKDGDIDANGQYGPYLQSAAVNPFNQLDVVGIDEALDNTFGFIMDKNGKLFAVGKPAGDGSAQWFNEVTGESSAAAPAGYAAP; encoded by the coding sequence ATGTACCGCGATATCAAAGCAAAACGTCAGCAGGGCTTCACGCTCATCGAGATCCTCATCGTCGTGATCATTCTCGGCATCCTCGCCGCGATCGTGATCCCGCAGTTCAGCAGTGCCAGCGAAGACGCCAAGAGTTCCTCGTTGGCGAGCCAGCTGCAAGCCCTGCGGTCGCAAGTCGCGCTCTACCGACTCGAGCACAACGACAAGTACCCGACGGCCGATGGTAGTTTGAACACCGCCTGGAACTGGGACAAGCTCACGGGCAAGACCGACAAGGACGGCGACATCGACGCCAACGGCCAGTACGGGCCCTACCTGCAGAGCGCGGCGGTCAACCCGTTCAACCAGCTCGACGTGGTCGGTATCGACGAGGCCTTGGATAACACCTTCGGCTTCATCATGGACAAGAACGGCAAGCTCTTCGCCGTCGGTAAGCCTGCCGGCGACGGGTCTGCCCAGTGGTTCAACGAGGTCACGGGCGAGAGCAGTGCTGCCGCCCCGGCCGGCTACGCCGCCCCGTAA
- a CDS encoding ThuA domain-containing protein: protein MSLRVTVWHEHRHEKTNEKVREVYPDGMHEAIAGYLRTEGDFRVRTALLDDPEHGLNDDVLENTDVMTWWGHMAHDDVDDAIVDKVVKRVHDGMGIVFLHSGHFSKPFKKLMGTTCDLKWRESNDREILWVTRPGHPILDGVADKIVIDKEEMYGEFFDIPEPDETILVSTFSGGECFRSGITYRRGAGSIFYFRPGHETYPSYHNKEILHVIANGLRWVGGKETKGDKHKPEFGNRKDGWIDA, encoded by the coding sequence ATGTCCCTGCGCGTCACCGTCTGGCACGAACATCGCCATGAGAAAACCAACGAGAAAGTCCGCGAGGTCTATCCCGACGGCATGCACGAAGCCATCGCCGGATACCTCCGCACCGAGGGCGACTTCAGAGTCCGCACCGCCCTGCTCGACGACCCCGAGCACGGCCTGAACGACGACGTGCTCGAGAACACCGACGTGATGACCTGGTGGGGACACATGGCCCACGACGATGTCGATGACGCCATCGTCGACAAAGTCGTGAAGCGCGTCCACGACGGCATGGGCATCGTGTTCCTGCACTCGGGACACTTTTCCAAGCCTTTCAAGAAACTCATGGGCACCACCTGTGACCTGAAGTGGCGCGAGAGCAACGACCGTGAGATCCTCTGGGTCACCCGTCCGGGCCACCCGATACTCGACGGCGTCGCCGACAAGATCGTCATCGACAAGGAAGAAATGTACGGCGAGTTCTTCGACATCCCCGAGCCGGACGAAACGATCCTCGTCAGCACGTTCAGCGGCGGTGAATGCTTCCGCAGCGGCATCACCTACCGCCGCGGGGCCGGCAGCATCTTCTACTTCCGCCCCGGTCACGAGACCTACCCCTCGTACCACAACAAGGAAATCCTCCACGTCATCGCCAACGGCCTGCGCTGGGTCGGCGGTAAGGAAACCAAGGGTGACAAACACAAGCCCGAGTTCGGCAACCGCAAGGACGGCTGGATCGACGCTTAG
- a CDS encoding NADH-quinone oxidoreductase subunit N: MNLFELLAVETILVAGALVLFVLGFAKSAGSRLAAPVIATATVLIALVVAALQWPDEAADTAFSVDGAIRIGAFAYFVRVIVLAIGALLVLLAWPNRKDGTGGSAVDWGRDAGEFFALVLLALAGATLVAGANDLILLFMGIELASIPTYILVSMSRPTAQAQEAGVKYFFLGAMSAAVMLMGFSFLYGITGTTDMYEIGQRFSDGVSGPIPLGPWGLFAAVMLVGGLAFKMAAAPLHFYAADVYEGAGTPVTALLSFVPKTVGVIAMVKIFFTIGGNGFDIWPQISLLLAILAAITMTVGNVLGLVQFTGANVKRVLAYSSIAHSGYLLVGLAALTGSPMNADVQGQALAAVLFYLVAYGLMNVGSFGVMLLLPHKPLPGETTQPATSAETFDDLAGMGKKHPLLGLAMAVSMFSLIGLPLTIGFWGKLGLLLPAWNVELGWLVIFTVVNAAISAGYYLKILSVMYLRDEVGDAEEVRRPLPIAVAIATSCFLVILFGTLPQALNRLDTEAQRATTIDRAPATIAVAE, encoded by the coding sequence ATGAATCTGTTCGAACTTCTTGCCGTTGAAACGATTCTGGTCGCCGGTGCCTTGGTGCTGTTCGTGCTCGGCTTTGCCAAGTCGGCCGGGTCACGGCTGGCCGCGCCGGTGATCGCGACGGCGACGGTGCTCATCGCGCTGGTGGTCGCGGCGCTCCAATGGCCCGACGAGGCCGCGGATACCGCTTTCAGCGTCGACGGCGCGATCCGGATCGGTGCGTTCGCGTACTTCGTCCGTGTGATCGTGCTCGCGATCGGGGCGTTGCTTGTGCTACTCGCTTGGCCCAACCGCAAGGATGGCACGGGCGGTAGCGCGGTCGATTGGGGCCGTGACGCGGGTGAGTTTTTCGCCCTGGTGCTGCTGGCGTTGGCCGGGGCGACACTCGTCGCGGGGGCCAACGATTTGATCCTGTTGTTCATGGGCATCGAGCTCGCGAGCATCCCGACATACATCCTCGTGAGCATGTCCCGCCCGACGGCCCAGGCTCAGGAAGCAGGCGTCAAGTACTTCTTCCTCGGCGCGATGAGCGCGGCCGTCATGCTGATGGGCTTTTCGTTCCTTTACGGGATCACCGGCACGACCGACATGTACGAGATCGGCCAGCGGTTCAGCGATGGCGTGTCCGGCCCGATCCCGCTGGGGCCGTGGGGCCTGTTCGCGGCGGTGATGCTCGTCGGTGGTTTGGCGTTCAAGATGGCTGCCGCGCCGCTGCACTTTTACGCGGCCGATGTCTACGAAGGTGCCGGCACGCCGGTGACCGCGCTGCTGAGCTTCGTTCCCAAGACCGTCGGCGTCATCGCCATGGTCAAAATCTTCTTCACGATCGGCGGCAACGGCTTTGACATCTGGCCGCAGATTTCACTGCTCCTGGCGATCCTCGCTGCGATCACGATGACCGTCGGCAACGTGCTCGGCCTGGTGCAGTTCACAGGGGCCAACGTCAAGCGCGTGCTCGCTTACTCGTCGATCGCGCACTCGGGTTACTTGCTTGTCGGTCTCGCGGCACTGACCGGCAGTCCGATGAATGCCGATGTGCAGGGCCAGGCGCTGGCGGCGGTGCTGTTCTACCTCGTCGCGTACGGGCTGATGAACGTCGGCTCGTTCGGCGTCATGTTGTTGTTGCCGCACAAACCGTTGCCGGGAGAAACGACTCAGCCTGCGACCAGCGCGGAGACGTTCGACGACTTGGCCGGTATGGGCAAGAAGCACCCGCTGCTCGGGCTCGCGATGGCGGTGTCGATGTTCTCGCTGATCGGGTTGCCGTTGACGATCGGTTTCTGGGGCAAGCTCGGCCTGCTGCTGCCCGCGTGGAACGTCGAACTCGGTTGGCTGGTGATCTTCACGGTCGTGAACGCCGCCATCTCCGCCGGCTACTACCTGAAAATTCTCAGCGTCATGTACTTGCGTGACGAAGTGGGCGATGCCGAGGAAGTGCGTCGCCCGCTGCCGATCGCCGTCGCGATTGCGACGTCGTGCTTCCTGGTGATCCTTTTCGGTACGCTGCCGCAGGCGCTGAACCGACTCGACACCGAAGCCCAGCGCGCCACCACGATCGACCGTGCTCCCGCCACCATCGCGGTCGCCGAGTGA
- a CDS encoding NADH-quinone oxidoreductase subunit M, with product MDTMLLLLILIPLVGAAAGALMPGGLSRYWALGTSLTVALVAALLGVNFDWQAAAPTVFDSLQFESQFFNLDRFNFGITLGVDSIAMWLVLLTALLMPLAVLASYAPIKTKESSYYAWMLLLLAAMMGVFVARDVLLFYIFFELTLIPMFFLIGVWGGANRREAAVKFFLFTFVGSVFTLAAILFLAAEARTFEMTQVIYTAQQLSPDAQFWVMLGLLAGFAVKIPLFPVHTWLPLAHTEAPTAGSVLLAGVLLKLGTYGMLRLAVPAGLVSADGVPAFATGLIQFLGVLCLIGIIYGALVAWVQQDIKKLVAYSSVSHLGFCVLGLLAFNAIGIQGSVFYMLNHGISTGAMFLVIGMIYDRYHTRDIDALSGLGAVMPKLAFFFVLFVMASIGLPGTNGFISEFLSILGAFVSDQLGIWFGIIAAIGVILGAVYMLHMTAKIIFGPLKRPHRDEELPEDLNLREFAILAPLAVIVIVFGVLPKPLLDSIRDEALLAINPIELPGGEPSLPEPGRLDSPSPEPAVPETSTTKVVRVDEVHALPLASGFHAEGLR from the coding sequence ATGGACACGATGCTGCTGTTACTGATTCTGATTCCGCTCGTGGGCGCGGCGGCGGGTGCGCTGATGCCCGGAGGGCTGAGCCGATACTGGGCGTTAGGAACCTCGCTAACCGTGGCCCTTGTGGCGGCGTTGTTGGGCGTGAACTTCGATTGGCAGGCGGCCGCGCCGACCGTGTTCGACTCCCTCCAGTTCGAGTCGCAGTTCTTCAACCTCGACCGGTTCAACTTTGGCATCACCCTCGGCGTCGACTCGATCGCGATGTGGCTGGTGCTGTTGACGGCGTTACTCATGCCGCTGGCGGTGCTCGCGAGCTACGCGCCGATCAAGACCAAGGAGTCCAGCTACTACGCGTGGATGCTTCTGCTATTGGCGGCGATGATGGGCGTGTTCGTCGCTCGTGACGTGCTGCTGTTCTACATCTTCTTCGAACTCACGCTGATCCCGATGTTCTTCCTCATCGGCGTCTGGGGCGGGGCAAACCGGCGCGAGGCGGCGGTGAAGTTTTTCCTGTTCACGTTCGTCGGCTCGGTCTTCACGCTCGCGGCGATCCTGTTCCTTGCCGCCGAGGCCCGTACGTTCGAGATGACACAGGTCATCTACACCGCCCAGCAGCTTTCGCCCGACGCACAGTTCTGGGTGATGCTCGGCTTGCTCGCGGGCTTTGCGGTGAAGATTCCGCTGTTCCCGGTTCACACATGGCTGCCGCTGGCCCACACCGAAGCGCCGACGGCGGGTTCGGTCTTGCTCGCGGGCGTGCTGCTCAAGCTCGGCACCTACGGGATGCTTCGGCTCGCCGTGCCTGCCGGGCTGGTTTCCGCCGACGGGGTGCCGGCTTTTGCGACCGGGTTGATCCAGTTTCTCGGCGTGCTCTGCCTGATCGGCATCATCTACGGCGCGCTCGTCGCATGGGTGCAGCAGGACATCAAGAAGCTCGTCGCCTACTCGTCGGTGAGCCACCTCGGTTTCTGCGTGCTCGGTTTGCTGGCGTTCAACGCGATCGGCATTCAGGGCAGCGTGTTCTACATGCTCAACCACGGCATCAGCACCGGCGCGATGTTCCTCGTGATCGGCATGATCTACGACCGTTACCACACCCGCGACATCGACGCGCTCTCCGGCCTCGGGGCGGTCATGCCGAAGCTCGCGTTTTTCTTCGTGCTCTTCGTCATGGCGTCGATCGGGTTGCCGGGAACCAACGGGTTTATCTCGGAGTTCCTCTCGATCCTCGGCGCGTTCGTCAGCGACCAGCTCGGCATCTGGTTTGGCATCATCGCCGCGATCGGCGTGATCCTCGGTGCGGTGTACATGTTGCACATGACCGCGAAAATCATCTTCGGCCCGCTCAAGCGACCGCACCGCGACGAAGAGTTGCCCGAAGACCTGAATCTCCGGGAGTTTGCCATCCTCGCCCCATTGGCGGTCATCGTGATCGTCTTCGGCGTGTTGCCCAAGCCGCTGCTCGACAGCATCCGCGACGAGGCGTTGCTCGCGATCAATCCGATCGAGTTGCCCGGCGGCGAGCCAAGTCTGCCGGAACCCGGCCGGCTTGACAGCCCCTCACCGGAACCGGCGGTTCCCGAAACCTCGACGACGAAAGTCGTGCGGGTTGACGAGGTGCACGCACTTCCCCTTGCCTCCGGGTTTCATGCGGAGGGACTGCGATGA
- the nuoL gene encoding NADH-quinone oxidoreductase subunit L: MESLANISWLIPILPLLGAIVAGFFGKKLLKGQSHWPIWLSVGGSAVTSLLILFAMIGATGEAGMQGDGHAAAGLPAEYVAAEAGKETKVEKANPVAFQEIWYTWFTAGDEADKGGSVAGTGEVGFFEISAGALFDPLSAIMLSVVCGIGFLITVFAAGYMKGEAGYYRFFAYLGLFICSMTLLVMGNNLILLYLGWEGVGLCSYLLIGYYFDKPAAREAAKKAFLVNRVGDFGFAIGIMLIFYCFGTVQYFPTYAEDGSLLTAGFIDMFVNPAAHVAADKLWLVDLIPFCLMVGAFGKSAQFPLYVWLPDAMEGPTPVSALIHAATMVTAGIYMIARLGPVFSGSPAALYTITAVGAFTCLFAATIALRQFDLKKVFAYSTVSQLGYMFVGVGVLAPVAGVFHLATHAFFKALLFLGSGVVMHAMLGHLDMRKMSGLKHQLPKTRILILIGCLALAGFPLTAGYFSKDEIIHYASYAGDGWPKTVLWLVLSLTAFMTAYYTFRLYFRVFEGPEQVSSEPHPDHHGDDHGHDDHGHGHDDHAHHNHEPWIMIAPLVLLAVGALFAGFVNLPGVHTLGNFLGHSPSFLAGYEKAAVAFPGVDPHGFGQHGEYKFKLLPFLIAGAISVAGIGLAWFLHLNERGAADNLAGKLRGFTVVLDGKYWVDQVYQGVIVEPLRVLGKVLGGVDKYVVGGLVWLIAFLPQIPAYLMKVTTQQGYLQRYAYAMLVGVAVILLAVFVF; this comes from the coding sequence ATGGAATCACTCGCGAACATCTCTTGGCTGATCCCGATATTGCCGTTGCTCGGTGCGATCGTGGCCGGCTTCTTCGGTAAGAAACTGCTCAAGGGCCAGTCGCACTGGCCGATCTGGCTCAGCGTGGGTGGGTCGGCGGTGACCTCGCTGCTGATCCTCTTCGCCATGATCGGCGCGACCGGCGAGGCCGGGATGCAGGGCGACGGCCACGCCGCCGCAGGCCTGCCGGCCGAGTACGTCGCCGCCGAAGCCGGCAAAGAGACGAAGGTCGAGAAGGCCAACCCCGTCGCGTTCCAGGAGATCTGGTACACATGGTTCACCGCTGGCGACGAGGCCGACAAGGGCGGTTCGGTCGCCGGGACGGGTGAGGTCGGCTTCTTCGAAATCTCCGCCGGGGCGCTCTTCGACCCGCTCTCGGCGATCATGCTCAGCGTCGTCTGCGGGATCGGCTTCCTGATCACGGTCTTCGCCGCTGGTTACATGAAGGGCGAGGCCGGCTACTACCGATTCTTCGCGTACCTCGGCCTGTTCATCTGCTCGATGACCCTGCTGGTCATGGGCAACAACCTCATCCTGCTCTACCTCGGCTGGGAGGGCGTGGGGCTCTGTTCGTACCTGCTGATCGGTTACTACTTCGACAAGCCGGCGGCACGCGAGGCGGCGAAGAAGGCGTTCCTCGTCAACCGCGTCGGCGACTTCGGGTTCGCGATCGGCATCATGCTGATCTTCTACTGCTTCGGGACGGTGCAGTACTTCCCGACGTACGCCGAGGACGGCTCGCTGTTGACCGCCGGTTTCATCGACATGTTCGTCAACCCCGCGGCCCACGTCGCGGCCGACAAGCTCTGGCTGGTCGACCTGATCCCGTTCTGCCTGATGGTCGGTGCGTTCGGCAAGTCGGCCCAGTTCCCGCTGTACGTCTGGCTGCCCGACGCGATGGAAGGCCCGACGCCGGTGTCGGCCCTGATCCACGCGGCGACGATGGTCACGGCCGGCATCTACATGATCGCCCGCCTCGGCCCCGTCTTCAGCGGAAGCCCGGCCGCCCTATACACCATCACCGCCGTCGGGGCATTCACCTGCCTCTTCGCCGCAACGATCGCGCTTCGGCAGTTCGATCTGAAGAAGGTCTTCGCGTATTCGACCGTCTCGCAGCTTGGTTACATGTTCGTCGGCGTCGGCGTGCTGGCCCCGGTGGCCGGCGTGTTCCACTTGGCGACCCACGCTTTCTTCAAGGCGCTGTTGTTCCTTGGCTCCGGCGTGGTCATGCACGCGATGCTCGGCCACCTCGACATGCGGAAGATGTCGGGCCTCAAGCACCAACTGCCCAAGACCCGCATTCTCATCCTGATTGGTTGTCTCGCTCTGGCCGGCTTTCCGCTGACGGCGGGGTACTTCTCCAAGGACGAGATCATTCACTATGCGAGCTACGCCGGGGACGGGTGGCCCAAGACCGTTCTCTGGCTCGTGCTCTCGCTGACGGCGTTTATGACCGCGTACTACACGTTTCGCCTGTACTTCCGCGTCTTCGAAGGGCCGGAACAGGTGTCGAGCGAACCGCACCCGGATCACCACGGCGACGACCACGGCCACGACGATCATGGGCACGGGCACGATGATCACGCTCATCACAACCATGAGCCGTGGATCATGATCGCACCGCTGGTGCTCCTCGCGGTCGGTGCTTTGTTTGCCGGCTTCGTGAATCTGCCGGGCGTCCACACGTTGGGCAACTTCCTCGGTCACAGCCCGTCGTTCCTGGCCGGTTACGAGAAAGCGGCGGTGGCATTCCCCGGGGTCGACCCGCACGGCTTCGGTCAGCACGGGGAGTACAAGTTCAAGCTGTTGCCGTTCCTCATCGCCGGTGCGATCTCCGTTGCCGGCATCGGGCTCGCGTGGTTCCTGCACCTCAACGAGCGTGGTGCTGCCGACAATCTTGCCGGCAAGCTCCGCGGCTTCACGGTGGTCCTCGACGGCAAGTACTGGGTCGATCAGGTTTACCAGGGCGTCATCGTCGAGCCGTTGCGGGTGTTGGGCAAAGTGCTGGGTGGCGTGGACAAGTACGTCGTCGGTGGCTTGGTCTGGCTCATCGCGTTCTTGCCGCAGATACCGGCGTACCTCATGAAGGTCACGACGCAGCAGGGTTATCTGCAGCGTTACGCCTACGCCATGCTCGTCGGTGTGGCCGTCATTCTTCTCGCCGTGTTCGTTTTCTAA
- the nuoK gene encoding NADH-quinone oxidoreductase subunit NuoK, whose translation MDTFTQLGLMHYLAVGGIMFALGMIGFMCRRNLITMFLCTELMFQGVAINLIAFAAYHGNLAGQAFVIFILVIAAAEASLALGIVVLLFKQKPTVDAEAWRELRG comes from the coding sequence ATGGACACTTTCACCCAACTCGGTCTCATGCACTATCTCGCCGTGGGCGGGATCATGTTCGCATTGGGGATGATCGGCTTTATGTGTCGGCGGAACCTTATCACGATGTTCCTCTGCACCGAGCTGATGTTCCAGGGCGTGGCCATCAACCTGATCGCGTTCGCCGCATATCACGGCAATCTCGCGGGGCAGGCGTTCGTGATCTTCATTCTCGTGATCGCCGCGGCCGAGGCGTCGTTGGCGCTGGGCATCGTGGTGTTGTTGTTCAAGCAGAAACCGACCGTCGACGCCGAGGCGTGGCGGGAACTTCGCGGGTAA
- a CDS encoding NADH-quinone oxidoreductase subunit J translates to MASIAAYAMDDFCLALASAPSTAVWRDGTALYAPVVAPSVILICCAVAGLFTAFLLPKRAPKGSIRTKVAGLSVLVAFVVLLGNVLNYTASLEGTGVWGFFGMGPYFWIFAILALASSVRVITHPKPVYSALWFVMTIFASAGLFILLTAEFLAAALVTIYAGAILVTYTFVIMLAADAGVDRGTDREGAVREFLADHDANARMPLIASATGFTIAGLILFLVFAKAPQTVERNGPLALNPYAPVVDGGESLAAVGSVDVQAAPIVRGQTQELGVYLFSNQVVALQVAGLILTVAMIGAIVIARKKVILPEHDRYTPGDGLTRDVVSTPHTPIEDNPNSLPIRGTSNPRQKAYPQT, encoded by the coding sequence GTGGCTAGTATCGCCGCCTACGCGATGGACGACTTTTGCCTTGCCCTAGCTTCCGCCCCGTCGACCGCAGTCTGGCGTGACGGAACTGCTCTGTACGCCCCGGTCGTCGCACCGTCGGTGATTCTGATTTGTTGTGCGGTCGCGGGCTTGTTCACCGCATTCCTGCTGCCCAAGCGTGCCCCGAAAGGGAGTATCCGCACCAAGGTCGCCGGGCTGTCGGTGCTTGTCGCGTTCGTGGTGCTGCTCGGAAACGTGTTGAACTACACGGCATCGCTCGAAGGCACCGGCGTGTGGGGTTTCTTCGGCATGGGGCCGTACTTCTGGATCTTCGCGATCCTGGCACTCGCCTCGTCGGTGCGTGTGATCACGCACCCGAAGCCGGTCTACTCCGCTCTTTGGTTCGTGATGACGATCTTCGCGTCGGCGGGGCTGTTCATCCTGCTGACTGCAGAGTTTCTGGCGGCCGCGTTGGTCACGATTTATGCAGGGGCGATCCTCGTGACTTACACGTTCGTGATCATGCTCGCGGCCGACGCCGGCGTGGATCGCGGGACGGACCGCGAAGGGGCCGTGCGAGAGTTTCTCGCCGACCACGACGCCAACGCCCGCATGCCGCTGATCGCCTCGGCGACGGGGTTCACGATTGCCGGCCTGATTCTTTTTCTCGTATTCGCCAAGGCCCCGCAGACCGTCGAACGGAACGGGCCGTTGGCTTTGAATCCTTATGCCCCGGTCGTTGACGGCGGCGAGTCGCTCGCGGCGGTCGGCTCGGTCGATGTGCAGGCCGCCCCGATCGTGCGTGGCCAGACGCAGGAACTGGGCGTGTATTTGTTCAGTAACCAGGTCGTCGCCCTACAGGTCGCGGGGCTGATCCTGACCGTGGCGATGATCGGTGCGATCGTGATCGCGCGGAAAAAGGTCATCCTCCCCGAGCACGACCGCTACACGCCCGGCGATGGGCTCACCCGCGACGTGGTCAGCACGCCGCACACGCCGATCGAGGACAATCCGAACTCCCTGCCGATCCGTGGCACCAGCAATCCGCGCCAGAAGGCGTACCCGCAGACGTGA
- the xseB gene encoding exodeoxyribonuclease VII small subunit has product MAKDTTATDADLPANFEDALAEAEEILNAIEQGDVTLEESLAKFERGNRLLAHCQSVLDKAEKRIETLTKGPDGKLVAGDVE; this is encoded by the coding sequence ATGGCCAAGGACACCACAGCCACGGATGCCGACCTGCCCGCGAACTTCGAAGACGCGCTCGCCGAAGCGGAGGAAATTCTCAACGCGATCGAGCAGGGCGACGTGACGCTCGAAGAGTCGTTGGCCAAATTCGAGCGTGGCAATCGGCTGCTCGCCCACTGCCAGTCGGTGTTGGACAAGGCGGAGAAGCGGATCGAGACGCTGACCAAAGGCCCCGACGGCAAGCTCGTCGCGGGGGATGTGGAGTAA
- the egtB gene encoding ergothioneine biosynthesis protein EgtB, translated as MTLMTETPTDARPVDGGTPPDTDFKTRYTTVRKATTDFCEPLCPEDFVVQTMQDVSPTKWHLAHTSWFFETFLLSPHLPGYREKHPLYNYLFNSYYVSVGDRHCRIARGNISRPTVDEVFEYRRYVDEHMHRLIDAGLTDETAALVELGLHHEQQHQELMVTDLKHVLSANPLYPVYRELADPPLGKPAPFSFVPFEEGVYPIGHHAEEDCRFCYDNETPRHRVFLEPFALADRPLLNADVIAFIEDGGYDTANLWLSAAWAQINADPKDWKQPLYWDKVDGVWHHFTLHGFVPVDPAEIACHLSYYEADAIARWMDYRLPTEFEWEVACNQAGEMDGVFADDKRFHPGRAPDLKSPISNLKSALGGVWEWTQSQYTAYPGYRSLPGAIGEYNGKFMANQFVLRGGSCATPRSHIRPTYRNFFPADARWQFSGARLAKSL; from the coding sequence ATGACCCTGATGACCGAGACCCCCACTGACGCCCGCCCGGTCGACGGCGGCACCCCGCCCGATACCGACTTCAAAACCCGATACACCACCGTTCGCAAAGCGACCACCGACTTCTGCGAACCCCTCTGCCCGGAGGATTTCGTCGTTCAGACGATGCAGGACGTCTCGCCCACCAAGTGGCACCTGGCCCACACCAGCTGGTTCTTCGAGACCTTCCTCCTCTCGCCCCACCTCCCCGGCTATCGCGAGAAACATCCGCTCTACAACTATCTGTTCAACAGCTACTACGTCTCGGTCGGCGATCGACACTGTCGCATCGCGCGCGGGAACATCTCCCGCCCCACCGTGGACGAGGTCTTCGAGTACCGCCGGTACGTCGACGAGCACATGCATCGACTCATCGACGCGGGACTCACCGACGAGACGGCCGCACTCGTCGAACTCGGGCTACACCATGAGCAACAGCACCAGGAGCTGATGGTCACCGACCTCAAGCACGTGCTCAGTGCGAACCCGCTCTACCCGGTCTACCGCGAGCTCGCCGACCCACCGCTCGGCAAGCCCGCACCGTTCTCGTTCGTGCCGTTCGAGGAAGGCGTGTACCCGATCGGGCATCACGCCGAGGAAGACTGTCGGTTCTGCTACGACAACGAAACGCCTCGGCATCGGGTGTTTCTCGAGCCGTTCGCGCTGGCCGACCGGCCGTTGCTCAACGCCGACGTGATCGCCTTCATCGAGGACGGCGGCTACGACACCGCGAACCTCTGGCTCTCGGCCGCTTGGGCGCAGATCAACGCCGACCCCAAGGACTGGAAGCAGCCGCTCTACTGGGACAAGGTCGACGGCGTTTGGCACCACTTCACGCTCCACGGCTTCGTCCCGGTCGACCCCGCCGAGATCGCCTGCCACCTCTCCTACTACGAAGCTGACGCGATCGCGCGTTGGATGGACTACCGCCTGCCGACCGAGTTCGAGTGGGAAGTCGCCTGCAACCAGGCCGGTGAGATGGACGGCGTCTTCGCCGATGACAAGCGTTTCCACCCCGGACGCGCACCCGATCTCAAATCTCCAATCTCAAACCTCAAATCCGCCCTCGGCGGCGTGTGGGAATGGACCCAATCGCAGTACACCGCCTACCCCGGCTATCGCAGCCTGCCCGGCGCGATCGGTGAGTACAACGGCAAGTTCATGGCCAACCAGTTCGTGCTCCGCGGCGGCTCCTGT